The stretch of DNA ACAATCATACTTAGCTTTAGCTTGTAGGGTTGACAATCATACAATCACATACGATCCCGAGATCTGCCAAATTTAACCCCCACACCTGGCTTCCCTGTCGTATACTCCAAGTCTTCTGAGTCTTTCTCTTCATAGAGCCCATGGGCCTGTACGACGGCCCATCATAGAAACAGACCTCGGGGGGACCCAAGCCAACCTACTCAGGCCGGCTTCCGGTATGATGAGGCACCCCTAGACCATAACACCGTCAGCGTAGGATCAATGTAGACCACAAATATTACTATTTTAAATGTTGCATTGGCAGGGTCTTGAACTTGAAAATTGGGTCGGATAGCATATCGAATTCATACTCTGGCCAGTTCATCCAAAATTCAAAACTGATAGAGAATGGTGAACAATATATTTCAACTCTTTTGTGGTCCACTAACACAATTTCTTGAATCATATCAAGACTGGAGAGCAGTGGCAATAGAAGTTTGGTCTTCGTATCAGCTAGAATCATATCTAGACTGAAATGGGAGAGGGCATGAATTAGGATGCCGAAATTTAGCATCTGGCGGGAAACAGGTTTCTCGGCCAGAAAAAGGAATAATATGCGGGTTAAGGCTTGTGATACTAAATTGTTTTTAATTAAAGTGTGTTGGTGCAGGCAGATTAGTCAAGTGAATATCCATGTGCCTTGTAACGTATTCCTTTTTAGCCAAAAACAATAGAAACACTCATATACGCCTTTTCATACACTTTTCTGGTGGAAAAAATTACAATGGAGGCAGGTTCTTGTGATGGCAGGCATTACAAATGTTGAGCCATTCCTGCATGTCCTCTTTAAGACTAGGTTTAGATCTCTATACATGACATTAGTCTTTAAACATCCTAAAGCAGCACAACTTGTCCCTCCTTGAATGATTACTTTATTCCTATGATTCCAAAATACTCGGCTgaaggagatatgccctagagacaataataaagttattatttatttccttatttcatgataaatttttattattcatgctagaattgtattaaccggaaacttagtacatgtgtggatacatagacaaacagagtgtcactagtatgcctctacttgactagctcgttgaatcaaagatggttaagtttcctagccatatacatgagttgtcatttgattaatgggatcacatcattagagaatgatgtgattgacttgacccattctgttagcttagcacttgaccgtttagtatattgctattgctttcttcatgactttgtacatgttcctatgactatgagattatgcaactcccggataccggaggaacactttgtgtgctactaaatgtcacaacgtaaccgggtgattataaaggtgctctacatgtgtctccgatggtacttgttgagttagcatagattgagattaggatttgtcactccgattatcggagaggtatctctaggccctctcggtaatgcacatcactataagccttgcaagcaatgtgactaatgagttagttgcgggatgatgcattacggaacgagtaaatagacttgccggtaacgagattgaactagatattgagataccgacgatcaaatctcgggcaagtaacataccgatggcaaaggaaacaacgtatgttgttatgcggtttgaccgataaagatcttcgtagaatatgtaggaaccaatatgagcatacaggttccgctactggttattgaccagagatgagtctcggtcatgtctacatagttctcaaacccgtagggtccgcacgcttaacgttctgtgacgatttgtattatgagttatgtgatttgatgaccgaagtttgttcagaatcccgaatgagatcggggacatgacgaggagtctccaaatggtcgagacgtaaagatcgatatattggaaggctatattcggacatcggaaaggttccgagtgattcggatattttttggagtatcggagagttacgtgaattcgtattgggccttaatgggccatacgggaaagcagagaaaggcctcaagggtggccgcgccccttccccatggactggtccgaattggactagggaaagggggcgcccccttccttccttctccttctcccttccctttttcctattccatgtgggaggtggaatcctactagtaCTAGGGAGTCCTAggaggactccacactttgggcacaccctatgagggccggcctcctcctccctccatcctttatatacgtggccaagggcactccatagacacacaagttgatcattgatctcttagccgtgtgtggtgcccccctccaccataatccacctcagtcatatcgtcgtagtgcttaggcgaagccctgcgccggtagcttcatcatcaccatcatcacaccGTCATGATGACGAAGCTCTctctcgacactctgctggatcgtgagttcgtgggacgtcaccgagccaaacgtgtgcagatcgcggaggtgccgtactttcggtgctaggatcggtcgatcgtgaagacgtacgactacatcaaccgcgttgtcataacgcttccgcttacggtctacgagggtacgtagacaacactttcccctctcattgctatgcatcaccatgatcttgcgtgtgcgtaggaaaattttgaaattactgcgttccccaacatcgACAGCCTAAGATCATCATCTCATAGAAGCAATTGTCATGTACCCTTCTTTTTCCATCGATAAGCATGTCCGCCGTGTAAGATATTCAATGTAAGTTGTGCTTGGTTCGTTTTGGCATTAGACTATGTGGGATCCTCTGTAAATATTACTCTGTGCCGGCAAGCAATAGCGCATAGGGGTGCGTGCAAATGGGACCTGCCCCTTTTCTGGTTTCTAGACGGTTCTTCAGTTTTAAGGTTTTGCAATATGTATTCCTAATTAGTCAAAATGTGTTTTCAACCTTCTTATTAAATATGTTCTTATGAAAAGATAAGCATATGTTTAACCGGAAGAAATTGTCTAGCAAATAAAACAGAACAGCGACATAACCAATATCAAAAGAAGCCCATGGACCAGCAAACCAAATGCCACAAGCATAGAGAGCGATGATTGATTAGTGCATTTTGTACTCACATTTTTCTTTAGTTTAATCTTATATTCTAGAGATTCAAGTCAGATTATTCCACTAATTGTTTCTTTGTGATTTATTTGGTTTCTTTTTGTGCTTTGTAGGGTTAATTTTATACCCCATGGACTTTTGTCGGTAAAAAGAGCCAATTTAAGGGCAAGAGGGAGGAGAACCAACAACTTTATTTGGTGGGTAAAAAGGGAGCGACCCCAAGATGACCTCTGAATTAACTTTTCACTCAACATGAAAAAATTTCAACTTGTCTAGACAAACAACTTTACTTTTTGGATCATCTCTATCCATAGTTGTATGTAGAATCAACAACCAAAGAACTAAACCAACAAGTCAGGGGAAAGGGATAAAGGATGAGCAGAGCATTGGTATGACCATACACGGTTGTACCTAGGCTAGTACCATGCGGGAATGACCGCAAAAGCATCTGGAACTTCTCCGCCTGTTCACCGTTTTGGGTGCCATTTGACCTGTTGGATATGCGGGGTGACAAGTAGGAGCATATTGAAGACCTCAAGACCACCTAATATCCCTTGGATCTAAAGAAGATGAGGAGGATACACAAATGAGGAGGTTGGCTTGTCCATGTATAGGCATCATCAACAGGGCAGCGAGCCCCAGGCACCCTTAGATATCATCAGGCAATTCCATTCAGATCCATAAGCGTTTGGGGGTTGTTCCTAGCTTCTATCTCAAGATCCATTCAACCTTTAAGGAAGAAGATGGTGAAGGGAGCTGCCACATCGGGCACAACACTATGGGCCAAGGCCAGCATCTCTGTCGGAGCCCCCACATCCATCTCTCCCTAGGTGCTCCTCATCACGACCTCCGTGATGGATTATAATCATACATGAACCCTTTGTCATGCAAGTTTTATTTGAGTAATAGTTTGTTTAGGTTATGGTGCTCTAGTACACAAAACTAGATTGTGTTATCTATGTTATTGTTTCATGTTTTGTATCTTAGCGATCGAAGACATTCAATCCACCGCTTTGATTAGAGACGACTAACCTTATAGACCACACACTAGTGTTGTTGGTTTTCTCCCCATGTTGCAGCATCTTGTAGCCTGAAAAAACTACATTATCGAGTCATGTGTGTTGGTTGTAATACTGAATTTACTGAATTGCCCGAAACTAAATTGGGCTGCTACACACCGATCAAGTTTATATACATGTGCGTTGGGGACGTATCTTACCATGCGGAGTGCTTGGTCTGCTTTGGCATTAGACCTTGCAGGCTCCACGTAGATTAATAATTAGTAAACCTTTGTTCTTATTCGAATAACATACTATTGATATTATTGCTTAGCCTCAAAAAACATTTTCTGTCATTTTAGTTATTTCAAATCTCGTGATCAATACTAATAAAATTCTTGGGATCCTATCAGTAACAAGAGATTCTAGATCATATACTTTAAGAGTATTTAACATTAACTAATTATATTCGCCAATATTCAGAGCAAATAACAATCCACCTTTTTTAAGAGCATAAGgagcaatgtcgaagacaatttTTACTGTGTGATATGTACGTCATTTTAAAGTACCAAATAATTAATATCAAAACTTAAGAACCAATTAATAACAACTTACCCACAATATATACATTGTATATATCTATTCGATTTATAAGTAGTAATCAACTCCAGCCAAAAGTAGAAGGGCAAGAACTGATCCTCCCAGGTCTGATCATGCCTATATAAACACCAACACAACAGGCATAGGATGACAAGTGCAAACTACAAGGATACGTGCACATACGAGAAATAAAGAAACAAGAAACCATTCCTCATGGAACTTATCAAGAACAACACAAGAGCCCTACTCTTGGTAGCTCTTGTGATGATGTCTACCACGCTATTATCATGCCATGCAGGTACAAACAGTCATTTGCCTATATATTTTCAAATTAATTTTTAGCGTGCACACGCCTTTGCATATGTAATTCAAACAAACCCATGTAACTTAAGTAATCTATATATGCTAACGCTGCTATACTTTTTCATGCACAGGTTCAACAAAACCAATCCCCTTGAACTTGTGTGTGCGTCTTGCAAGCTGCGAGAAAGGCCATGAATCCGAAGAGGCGTGCAGGAACCACTGCTCATTTTTCGAATTCAAAAAGAGCCACTGTGAACCAGTCAATGGTGGTTCTTGCTGCTGCTCTAATTAAACGCCGTAGAAACAATGGATGGGCCGTGGTAATAAATCGATGCGTGTAAGATAGGCTCAAGATACATGCGCACCATGAATCTGTCTAGTTCATGAGAAAGTTTCAGTAAAGTATTTATCAGAAATTTGGCTGTGATCAGTTTTTTTAGAGCAAAAGGGCACGCAGCCCCGGTTCCATTGCAAGCAACGAAACCAGTGTGACAAGCATTCACCAATACAGCCCGCGGAGCACAGCATATCCAGCTGTCTCAGCACGAAAACAAAAACTACCCTGGAACTGAACTGCACCAagctaaaactaaaagcaaactCAAGTCTACTGAATCAAAAAGTAAACTTAAAAGGTACACAGGGGGATTTTCAACTAGTTCTCTCTTCATACAGAAAGAGAGTAACAGCAGCAGCTTCaatcttctttcttctttttatCAGTTCCGCCCCCATGTGGAACCAATTGTTGTTGTTTTTTAAGCAAGGTATGATTAATCTATTTCCACAGTAAAAATCATTTGTTTGAGCCGATAGTCAGCATGGGCGGCATGGGGCCAGGTCCGCCGCCCTCCCGTAGTTAAGGCTCGCCGCCTTCCACGTCGCGCTGCCGGCCGGCGAGACACGCAGGCAGAGCTTCGCTGCCGATGTCCTACCAACGGCTAGGATCAGCTTTACTGGAACACGCCGCGAAGAATGGAAGTACGAGGAAACCATTCGGATCGCTTGCAAAATGTTGCGCTTACGCGATCAAACGAGTACACGATCCTGTACATATATACGTACTCCATGATTGACACATGATAAAGTATGACACCACTTGCAACCAAATAAGTAGTACTAAGACTGTGTGTTCCGTGCGAGAGACAGAGACATGCTGCAACGCCAAGCAAGCCCCGCCCCGCAGGAAACCCGGCCGGCTGGGGACACCGAATCCCCATGCTGCCATGCACTCCGTCGGTCTCTCATGGTGGATCGGACCAATGGTCTTTCTTTCCTCCCCACAACACCACATGCTCTGCCACTAACCAACGACACAACCAAAAGGGCCCTCCTCCCATCCCATGCATGCACAAAGCAATCCATCAATCGGTCACGATTCACATGGATTGATTCATCTTTCCATCTTACTTACTTACAAGCAACAGTGGCGACAAGTGGACAATCAATCAGTAATTAACGAGTGCGCTTAACTTGTAGTACAACTGCTAGTACTACTATCTGGTTACCCAGCAGCGCACTCCGAAGCCCCTGCTCTGCTGCTTGCCGGCCTTCTCGCCGCAGTCGCAGAGCAGGTGGCTCAGCATGTTCACCACGCTGGTGCCGATGGACGTCACGTTCAGCACCGGGCTCAcccggaccccgccgccgccatggccgtCGCCAGCGTTCCTGCCGCCCCCGTATCCGTAGTAGTAAACTGACCTCGCACCGCCACCGGATGCGgccgtcgtcgtcgtcggagCGACTTTCTTGCAATGCGGCCGCTGGTGGGCGCCGACCGTGGCCGCCGCGGAGCCGGTCGACCGGCTCCGCATGAGCGGGAACGCCGGGCAGGTGAACCTCCCTGACGCCGCCGACGCGGCCGCCCTGGCGgagttgacgctgctgctgcgcgCGAACGGGGACGCCCACGACCGCGGCGCCTTCTGCCAGGCAGCGGCCTGGGGCGGCTTGGCGCGTGAATGGGGAGCagtcggcggcagcggcggcacgGGGAGCAGCTTGCCGTCGGCGAAGAGGCGGTCGGCCGGCGCGACGTCGGCGGCCGCCGCGTTGGCGAAGTCGAACTCCGGCTCcggcgcgcgccgccgcctccgccgcggcATGAGGGACGCGTCCGACCGCCTTGGCTCAAGCAGAGTGGTGCCCGGACATGTCGTCGCTGCCGCGGCGAAGGCCGCGAGGTCGTGCGAGAAGGAGATCCTGGGGCTGATCAGCTCCGCCGaagcttcctcctcctccatctcgCTACTGGATCGGCAAGGGAAAGTAAGTTCTTGTCAATGTCAGAGATTCAGAATGCGATGTGAGAGCTGCCGCTACCTAGAAGAAGGGTGAGAGGAACGTCGATATAAATAGGTGGTGTGGCGAGTGTGGTGCGGAGGGTGCTGCTCGGGTCCCGGCGGCCAGGACGGCAGGGCCCGTCACCGTGCTGTACAAACCTCGCATCCGATCGAAATTTGATTGCAAGTGAGAGGTGAGGTTGATTCGATCTCACTCGCGCCACCGCAGGGATCCTGGTCCCTTGGTCGGTCGGGTCACCTACCTACGTGAATGAACGGCGTAGGAGGAGTAGCTCCCTTTTTCCGTTCATTGAACGTGAATTTttggcaacccagcttggccaagcATCATGAACCACCTACAATTGATCCTACGTAGTTTACTTCTCGCCTTGCTGTAAACCTTTTTTCTGAATCTCGTTGGAAGATTTCATCACACTGATTGATTGATGATTTTAATTAGCCACTTAGGTCACATCGTTTTCCCAATTAGTTGGGCACGGATACAAATCGCGATGCCAGATTGCCACAGCACTGTACGTGCCGCATGGCTCGACATGGATGGACACGAAAGGAACCCGAGCTCAGCAAGCAAGCAGGCTCAGCAGCTCACACTTGCCCCGGAATGGAACAGAATATCATGGCGAGGGGCCTATCTAGTCCCTGTCTCCATGAATGAAATGAAGCAGTAGGATCCAGCACAAACATGGCGGAATGGGCTTCCGTTTTCGTGCGCATTTCGATCGATCGATGGATCAAAAACCTCCAAACGCGAACAGAAGAGGAAGGTTCGCTCCTCCCCTTTCCTGCATCGCGGAACAGGGAAATCCTACAGCGAGTAGGATCCTGGTGTCTGCTCTCTGCCCTGCCTCTACACTCTAGTAGCCGCTAGAGGAGAGAAAAAAGCGGGGGGCGGGGACGCTGAAACCTTGTCCGTTCTGCCCGGAGTGGTGAAACATCCAATCGACCAAGGCGAAATGGCAAGGTGAATTATTTCTTCCGGGATGAAGCGTGTCGTGCAGTGCACCGTGGATGCGCTTGGCACTTGCACCCCTTTTGGACAGTGGGCACTACTCCTCAATCATTCGACACACGCACACtcctcgctcgctcgctcgctttGGCGCAACGCTGGCTGGGCTGGACCAGGATGCATATGGATCGGGAGGGATCATTGTGCATCCAAAAGAACCATAATGTTCTATCTACACGTAGTACTAGTAGTACGAGCTTTGCCAACTTTTCGAACCAGCAAGTTATCGCGCTGAATAATACTAAACAGGTTACACTTGCACCGACCCAACGTGCTGGTGAAGACGAGCTGGGATAGGATAGGGGCATAGGTGTGGTGTGGTGGTGGTCAAAGGCTATGGGGCCTCTGGAACAGAGCCGCCCACATATTCAGGGCAGCATGCATGCGTGGATACAACTATGCATGACGGGCACGAATGTACGTTTGGACGTGCGGCGCACAGTCATTACAGGTTTCTGATTCTAGGGGAGCAACTGTTCCTCCTCGGCGCGCACTGTGCTCGTGTCTTTGACCTGCATCCACCGACCGATCTCTTCCTTCTCTTCTACGGCGGACGGCGCTGCTCTGCTGTGCTGTGGTGTGCATGGGGGTTAGTCTCTGACGACAGTGTCTGGTCGGCTGCTCTCGGGGTCCCAGCCACTCCTGGATCTATGGTGGTGGTGGATCTTGGCATCTTGTAGCCACCCTCCGCTGTTTCACTCGGGAAGGATGAAAATGGATGCGGAGCCACGTTTACGTGACcctttatctctctctctctctctgcaaCTTTTTCTCGGGTGAAGTATGTTTTGAACCTTGAATTCATATGGTTCGTCGGAATTAAACCTTAACCTCCCAATCCATGAGCACCCTGTACTATTTGATCCGGATGAATCCCAACCCTAGACCCGTACAGACTAGTTTGGCAGGTTGGGAAAATGATAATCCCGGCCGGGATAATCTCTTACTGTCACTGACTATATAGCCCCACATGTCATATCTACATTTTTCTATTTCTCTTTGTGGTCGTTTAGCACGGGCGCCGGCGATCGTTGGGTCGGCTGCATCGACGGCGTCGTCGGTCGCCTACTCCTCCACGCTCAGCGGTGGTACATGTCCTTTTGTCCACCATTCATCTTCAACCTCCCTCCCTTCATCCTCCCGCAGCCCCCAGCCTATCCCGCCCTAACCGACGGCCTCCACCACCCACCGCCTCGCCCTCCCCTCAACCTCCCCCGACCACCGTTGCTGCCGCCACCCCGACTATCCCTCTATGCCCCACCACACTAGGGGAGACTTCCGGTGATCTTTTGCACCACCCCTTGGATAGATAATGGGGCAATGAATTCACCCTAAGATAGTGTCACGACCCCAACACAACGATGGGATGAACAATCAGATCCGTACCAATTTTGGGATACAAGAGGAGGGATTTCAGATGAGAAACAACAAGGAGTGAGATACAGGTAGAATATAGGTGAGGAATAGGAGCGGGAGGAGAGAAGGGTTCAAAACGTATCAATTTATCGATGCCCTCCTCTGTGTTGCCCATCCTTCCTTACATGCACCATTGCAGATTCTCATAGCTAGGCCAAACCCCAAACCCGATAGCCCATTGCAAAGAGAAGGCCCAATCAGTGTAGTTGGGCATGACCTTGGGGCATGACAGATAGATAGTGGGGGCTATTTGCTGCTCCACGCAAGATACGTCTTCAACTAGGGTTTCTTGTGCCACCGATGTCGTCATCTAAGAAATTTAGGTCCATCCTTCCTCACAGGCACCATTGCAGATTCTCATAGCTAGGCCAAACCCCAAACCCGATAGCCCATTCCAGAGAGAAGGCCCAATCAGTGTAGTTGGGCATGACCTTGGGGCATGACAGATAGATAGTGGGGGCTATTTGCTGCTCCACGCAAGATACGTCTTCAACTAGGGTTTCTTGTCGCGTCCCTCGCGTCGCCCCCGCCCTGGGCGACTCGGGGGCTCTCCAACCCTAGGGCCGCCGCCgtcctctccttctcccctcctcaCGCCGCCCGCGGGGGACGCCGGCGGGGTGAAACCCGCGTGGCAGACGGCGGCGGCAGGGGGACTCCCTCTCCCGACTCCCCTTCCTCCGCGGGCGGCGGATCTAGGCGGCAGGCGGCGGTGTCCTGCGGCGCTCGCGGTTTGGCGCGAGGTGGCAGGCCTCGGCGAGCGGTGGCGGGGCGCGGGGCACGCGGCGGCGAGCCTCGGCAGGCGGTGGCGGCTGCGCGCGGGGCTGAttccggggcggcggcgcgggcatgGATCCATCGCGGATCTGATCCTGCGGCGCGGTCTCGGCTTCCCCTGCTCGGCCGGCGGGTCTCGGTGGGGGGCTTCTCCTTGCTGAGATCTAGCAGCGGGATCATCCAGATCCCGGCAAGGATGGCGGCGACCCGTGCACGAGGGATGGAGGTCTTCGATCAGATCCGGGTGAAAACCTGCTATTGGCTATTGCCaaggccggcgatggcgacgctgtctgcgtcgttcccttcctgaaggcatcgtcgtggagaagttcaaggccactctctgctacctccgggggaaaccctagatcagtagatcggatgacggcggctctctggtgtcgtttcccccctgggggcgtcattcttggaggtgCACACGGGCTCGAGGGACTAGAGGACGGCGactttggtggagcggtgcttcatcttACACATTGATGGTGGCGGATCTCGGCGGCGTGGCGCTGTGGAGACTCGGCGTCTGATGCGCGGAGATGGACTCGTGCAGGAGGTGGAagctgtctggcgtcatggtggcgttgatggcagataggcctggcaaggtcggtgcagcagtacagctctgaagatggattggtggcaggcggctgcggcggcctcatacccggcaggggTCCTGGTTGAGAAGCACGCCGGACTGGTGGGTGCCCATACCAGGCAGGCGTCCTGGGTGGGACCTCAAGTCTTTAGatgtttaggtttggctgcgtggtctgtttggtattaggcccagactttCAGCGCCCCTACATCAACTGGATAGGGATAGCGACAGTTGTTGCTTGTTTTGGTGGCTTTAGACTTATTGTTGTATGACTCTGTACGGTCTTGTGtcaataattaataaaatggccgtatgcatcgcccagatgcagaggccgggggtcgtcctccttttctaaaaaaaaactagggtttctTGTGCCACCGTGTCGTCATCTAAGAAATTTAGGTCCATCCTTCCTCACAGGCACCATTGCAGATTCTCATAGCTAGGCCAAACCCCAAACCCGATAGCCCATTCCAGAGAGAAGGCCCAATCAATGTAGTTGGGCATGACCTTGGGGCATGACAGATAGATAGTGGGGATATTTGCTGCTCCACGCAAGATACATCTTCAACTAGGGTTTCTTA from Triticum urartu cultivar G1812 chromosome 3, Tu2.1, whole genome shotgun sequence encodes:
- the LOC125547686 gene encoding uncharacterized protein LOC125547686, which gives rise to MEEEEASAELISPRISFSHDLAAFAAAATTCPGTTLLEPRRSDASLMPRRRRRRAPEPEFDFANAAAADVAPADRLFADGKLLPVPPLPPTAPHSRAKPPQAAAWQKAPRSWASPFARSSSVNSARAAASAASGRFTCPAFPLMRSRSTGSAAATVGAHQRPHCKKVAPTTTTAASGGGARSVYYYGYGGGRNAGDGHGGGGVRVSPVLNVTSIGTSVVNMLSHLLCDCGEKAGKQQSRGFGVRCWVTR